In Desulfomonile tiedjei DSM 6799, a genomic segment contains:
- the cas1e gene encoding type I-E CRISPR-associated endonuclease Cas1e, translated as MLPPLKPITIKERLSILYVEKGRLDVLDGAFVVVDKLGVRTQIPIGGVACLMLEPGTRVSHAATALAARVGTLLVWVGEAGVRVYSSGQPGGARSDKLLYQARLALDDAARLKVVRKMFALRFEEEAPSKRSIEQLRGIEGARVRRMYQLIAQKFRVPWKARDYDPEKWDSADLPNRCLSAATSCLYGVTEAAVLAAGYSPAIGFLHSGKPLSFVYDIADLFKFETVVPVAFQVAAKHSREPERDVRLGCRDVFRSSRLLQRIIPTIEEVLSAGEIAVPLEPDYAVRPAIPNPRGLGDDGHRN; from the coding sequence ATGCTCCCTCCACTTAAACCGATCACCATAAAAGAGAGGCTCTCTATCTTGTACGTCGAGAAGGGACGCCTTGACGTACTCGACGGAGCATTCGTAGTCGTGGACAAGCTCGGGGTGAGGACCCAGATCCCTATTGGGGGCGTGGCATGCCTCATGCTCGAGCCGGGAACGAGGGTATCGCATGCCGCGACTGCGTTGGCCGCCAGAGTTGGCACACTGCTCGTATGGGTAGGAGAAGCAGGAGTCCGAGTGTACAGCTCCGGCCAACCAGGGGGAGCCCGGTCTGACAAATTACTCTACCAGGCGAGACTCGCGCTCGACGATGCGGCTCGACTGAAGGTTGTGCGGAAGATGTTCGCACTGCGATTCGAAGAAGAGGCTCCGTCTAAGCGAAGCATCGAGCAGTTGAGGGGCATAGAAGGGGCGAGAGTGCGGCGCATGTATCAGTTGATTGCCCAGAAATTTCGCGTTCCGTGGAAAGCTCGGGACTACGATCCGGAGAAATGGGATTCGGCTGATCTTCCAAACCGGTGCCTGAGCGCTGCGACATCGTGTTTGTATGGAGTAACCGAAGCGGCTGTCCTGGCAGCAGGCTACTCGCCTGCGATAGGGTTTCTGCACTCGGGCAAGCCTCTATCGTTCGTGTATGATATAGCGGATCTGTTCAAGTTCGAGACTGTTGTGCCGGTTGCCTTTCAGGTGGCAGCGAAGCATTCCAGGGAGCCGGAACGGGATGTCCGGCTGGGATGTCGGGATGTGTTCCGCAGCTCGAGGCTACTTCAGCGTATCATTCCGACCATTGAGGAGGTCCTTTCCGCTGGCGAAATCGCGGTGCCCTTAGAGCCAGATTACGCGGTCCGGCCAGCTATTCCCAATCCGAGAGGTCTTGGTGATGATGGTCATCGTAACTGA
- the cas2e gene encoding type I-E CRISPR-associated endoribonuclease Cas2e, with product MMVIVTENVPPRLRGRLAIWLLEIRAGVYVGDYSVRVRDYIWSQVEQGVEEGNVVMAWTAPNEAGFDFVTLGKNRRIPLDMDGVKLISFLPQTEDLADGEEVEDL from the coding sequence ATGATGGTCATCGTAACTGAGAATGTGCCACCGCGCCTGCGTGGGCGGCTCGCCATCTGGCTGCTGGAGATCCGAGCCGGCGTGTACGTGGGCGATTATTCGGTGAGAGTGAGAGACTATATCTGGAGTCAGGTCGAGCAAGGGGTGGAGGAGGGCAATGTGGTGATGGCCTGGACAGCGCCGAACGAAGCTGGATTTGACTTTGTGACGTTGGGAAAGAACCGGCGGATTCCGCTTGACATGGATGGAGTGAAGCTCATATCGTTCTTGCCGCAAACCGAGGATCTCGCTGACGGCGAGGAAGTGGAAGATCTTTGA
- a CDS encoding helix-turn-helix transcriptional regulator, translated as MGSKIEINIKDLVNDIRAKRDCCQLMEKYNLSLFGMIKALSGILRAKAMESEELGRLLPLEAQVVEIREQRKKPRHSIRGTVLVHDVCNPVREGLMQNVTEEGFQVKGIPACTGETKKLVVKTKDFLPIGKFALEAECRWFTLDSHPGGTTSGYRIKILSDRARTELRKLVFAESLEENETSSAALANENRQHFVEASFWLESNIGHGTGLNNEIIDCQSLEMGMGVDLLSSAMNAFAIPCLLVDEYYRIISVNEFCSQIGPNKNRLEGQLIMSLFPDSFDRVKSCIDRSSLDKNAITISTWMEVLERRRFVKAIFRPIRCGMENLTTVTLQDFALSRQKTGSTESTTNELFSAYRELLSQLANNEVILHKRSKAMQLIMESLGTRLKEERQQLTLELISHLKPMVSRIKSETLSTRGEALVISLEMFLEQLLSNSDNRAVQLYSSLTPRESEICNLILAGKSSKEITDVLGLSLETVSTHRRNIRKKLGLLSGQSIFNALRAR; from the coding sequence ATGGGGAGTAAAATCGAAATTAATATTAAAGACTTAGTTAATGATATTCGAGCCAAGAGGGATTGTTGTCAACTTATGGAAAAGTACAATCTATCCTTATTTGGCATGATAAAAGCCTTGAGCGGAATTCTCCGGGCGAAAGCCATGGAATCGGAGGAACTCGGCAGATTACTACCTCTGGAAGCGCAGGTAGTCGAAATACGGGAACAAAGGAAAAAGCCCAGACACTCGATTCGAGGGACAGTCCTGGTCCACGATGTGTGCAACCCCGTTCGTGAAGGCCTCATGCAAAACGTTACAGAGGAAGGTTTCCAGGTAAAGGGTATTCCGGCTTGCACCGGAGAAACCAAAAAACTGGTGGTGAAAACGAAAGATTTCTTGCCGATTGGCAAATTCGCGCTTGAGGCGGAGTGCCGCTGGTTTACTCTCGATTCGCACCCGGGCGGGACGACTTCAGGGTATCGCATAAAGATCCTTTCCGACCGGGCTCGAACGGAGTTGCGAAAGCTAGTTTTTGCGGAGTCTCTCGAGGAAAACGAAACATCTTCGGCTGCTCTTGCAAACGAGAACCGTCAGCATTTTGTAGAGGCTTCTTTTTGGCTGGAGAGTAACATCGGACATGGGACTGGACTGAACAACGAAATCATCGATTGTCAGAGTCTTGAAATGGGAATGGGAGTCGATTTATTGAGTTCTGCAATGAATGCATTCGCCATTCCCTGTTTGCTGGTCGACGAATACTATCGAATAATTTCTGTCAATGAATTTTGTAGCCAAATCGGCCCAAACAAAAACCGTCTTGAAGGTCAATTGATAATGTCATTGTTTCCTGATTCTTTCGATCGGGTGAAATCATGTATAGACCGGAGCTCATTGGATAAAAATGCTATCACTATCTCCACCTGGATGGAGGTTTTGGAGAGAAGACGTTTTGTGAAAGCGATCTTCAGACCGATTCGATGCGGTATGGAGAATTTAACGACAGTAACACTCCAAGATTTTGCTCTTTCACGGCAGAAGACAGGTTCGACAGAATCGACAACCAATGAATTATTCAGCGCTTACAGGGAACTTCTTTCACAATTGGCAAATAATGAAGTGATTTTGCACAAAAGAAGCAAAGCCATGCAGCTAATTATGGAATCCCTGGGCACCAGATTAAAAGAGGAAAGGCAGCAGTTAACTCTCGAGTTGATCTCCCATTTGAAGCCAATGGTCTCTCGCATAAAATCCGAGACACTGTCTACCCGTGGAGAAGCGCTTGTCATCTCGTTAGAAATGTTCCTGGAGCAACTCCTTTCCAATTCGGATAATCGTGCTGTTCAACTGTACAGTAGCCTGACGCCTAGAGAATCCGAAATTTGTAACCTGATATTGGCTGGAAAAAGCTCGAAAGAGATAACAGATGTGCTCGGTCTCAGCCTGGAAACGGTTTCAACGCATCGGAGGAACATTAGAAAGAAACTTGGCTTACTTTCGGGACAAAGCATATTTAACGCTCTCCGAGCGCGCTGA
- a CDS encoding glycosyltransferase family 2 protein, producing MPPLVSIIICIYNSVATLNWALASVLAQTYEEWEAIIVDDGSTDSPDVLVREIKDERIRFFRLPRNVGRGAARNFALTKIRGPYMTILDGDDWLYPSKLQSQVQIMESEYKLILCSSPLVFVKVDNSLSGISGSTRDFCDKIVIGESRPHWIYVPFPSSLMRSSEAKKIGFNEDLRRSEDFDFLIKLLWGQPFYLMARPLYSYRIEEELTANSSMIAAKESLQSCRQTLKQYETEFPITARYMMLQSYGLLARTFLRRKLRIPSHPRQANEQETRDFEDARGLVALRAGDFFNRV from the coding sequence TTGCCACCACTTGTATCCATTATAATTTGTATTTACAATTCCGTTGCCACCCTGAATTGGGCTTTAGCATCCGTGTTGGCCCAAACGTATGAGGAATGGGAAGCCATCATCGTAGATGACGGCTCGACCGACAGCCCTGACGTTCTTGTCCGGGAAATCAAGGACGAACGAATCAGATTTTTTCGGCTGCCACGTAATGTGGGTAGAGGGGCTGCTCGGAATTTTGCTCTCACGAAAATCCGAGGTCCGTATATGACCATTTTGGATGGAGATGATTGGCTGTACCCTTCAAAATTGCAGTCTCAAGTCCAAATCATGGAGAGTGAATATAAATTAATCTTATGCAGTTCCCCTCTTGTTTTCGTAAAAGTGGACAACTCTCTTTCCGGAATAAGCGGTTCGACCCGAGATTTCTGCGACAAGATTGTTATAGGGGAATCGAGACCTCATTGGATATACGTGCCTTTTCCCTCTTCCCTGATGCGGTCGTCGGAAGCGAAAAAGATAGGATTCAACGAAGACCTGAGAAGATCGGAAGATTTTGATTTCCTCATAAAACTGCTCTGGGGCCAGCCCTTCTATCTTATGGCAAGACCTCTTTATTCATACAGAATTGAAGAGGAGTTGACCGCGAATTCGTCGATGATCGCCGCAAAGGAGAGCCTTCAATCATGCAGGCAAACGCTGAAACAATATGAAACGGAATTCCCGATAACCGCACGTTACATGATGCTTCAGTCCTATGGCCTCTTAGCGAGAACATTTCTACGGAGAAAATTGCGAATTCCGTCGCATCCCCGGCAGGCGAATGAACAGGAAACGAGAGATTTTGAAGACGCGAGGGGACTAGTGGCTTTGCGGGCGGGTGATTTCTTCAACAGAGTCTAA